The following proteins are co-located in the Eleginops maclovinus isolate JMC-PN-2008 ecotype Puerto Natales chromosome 1, JC_Emac_rtc_rv5, whole genome shotgun sequence genome:
- the edn3b gene encoding endothelin-3b isoform X2, whose translation MARTISILAEIMFSKMLVLILLQGVLMSDTLLTSEVSPGSLPPSSRAFGSGRSAGSPLSEAADAKSRPKRCTCYSYKDKERTVPYGMSSYRGPQRVRRAVSGQATEHEGAKTQRCICAVRDADPECQDFCLPSRMQTVPAKSLHKVPGAG comes from the exons ATGGCAAGGACAATATCCATCCTCGCTGAAATCATGTTTTCCAAAATGCTGGTTTTAATTCTCCTCCAAG GTGTGTTGATGTCCGACACCTTGCTCACATCCGAGGTCAGCCCCGGGTCTCTGCCTCCCTCGAGCAGGGCGTTTGGCTCCGGGAGGTCTGCTGGTTCACCGCTGTCTGAAGCAGCGGACGCAAAGTCCAGACCAAAGCGCTGTACCTGCTATTCTTACAAGGATAAAGA ACGCACTGTGCCCTATGGAATGTCGAGCTACAGAGGACCTCAGCGAGTCAGACGTGCTGTCAGTGGACAAGCAACTGAACATGAGGGGGCAAAGACTCAACGCTGCATTTGTGCTGTGCGTGACGCAGACCCTGAGTGCCAAGATTTCTGCCTTCCAAG CCGGATGCAGACAGTGCCCGCCAAGAGTCTTCACAAAGTCCCTGGTGCCGGATGA
- the ttll9 gene encoding probable tubulin polyglutamylase TTLL9 isoform X2 has translation MEEHVRINHFRNHYELTRKNLMVKNLKRYRKNLERDVGRIEASKCEFFPCTFALPSEYHLFVEEFKRSPGSTWIMKPVAKSQGKGIFLFRKLKDIMDWKKDGTRSEEQKDAAQVESYVAQRYVENPYLINGRKFDLRVYVLVTSYVPLKAWLYRDGFGRFSSTRFSLSSIDDKYMHLTNVAVQKTAPDYDPEKGCKWQLQQLRRYLTAKHGREMIETLFKEMDNIFVRSLQSVQKVIINDKHCFELYGYDILLDQNLKPWLIEVNASPSHTPSSQEDYEMKCSLLEDTLNVVDMEGRLTGKEKRVGGYDLMWNDGPVYREDVNLETFGSACFSANTHLGCVNDREKQLRRLLKPFPGQKRM, from the exons ATGGAGGAACATGTGAGGATAAACCACTTTCGCAATCATTATGAG CTGACTCGCAAAAACCTCATGGTGAAAAATCTCAAAAGATACAGGAAGAATCTTGAAAGAGATGTTGGCCGCATAGAGGCATCCAAATGTGAATTCTTCCCTTGCACTTTTGCACTGCCAAGCGAATATCATCTGTTCGTAGAGGAATTCAAAAGAAGCCCCGGCAGTACCTGGATCATGAAGCCG GTGGCAAAATCGCAAGGGAAAGGCATTTTTCTGTTCAGGAAACTGAAAGACATCATGGATTGGAAGAAG GATGGCACCCGCTCAGAGGAACAGAAGGATGCAGCTCAAGTGGAAAGCTACGTGGCACAACGCTATGTAGAGAACCCTTACCTAATAAATG GCCGGAAATTTGATCTGAGGGTCTATGTGCTGGTCACGTCA tacGTTCCTTTGAAAGCCTGGCTGTATCGAGATGGCTTTGGCCGCTTTTCAAGCACCCGCTTCTCCCTCAGCAGTATTGATGACAAGT ATATGCACCTCACCAATGTGGCTGTACAGAAAACAGCACCAGACTATGATCCTGAAAAG GGATGCAAATGGCAGCTGCAACAGCTTCGAAGATACCTCACCGCAAAGCATGGCAGAGAGATGATAGAAACCCTGTTCAAAGAGATGGATAACATCTTTGTCCGCAGTCTTCAAAGTGTCCAGAAAGTCATTATAAATGACAAACACTGCTTTGAGCTCTATGGATACGACATTCTACTGGATCAGAACCTCAAACC GTGGTTAATAGAGGTGAATGCCTCTCCGTCACACACACCCAGTAGTCAAGAGGATTATGAGATGAAGTGCAGTCTGCTGGAAGACACTTTGAATGTTGTTGATATGGAGGGAAG GCTCACTGGCAAGGAGAAAAGGGTGGGAGGCTATGATCTGATGTGGAATGATGGGCCCGTCTATAGAGAAGACGTCAATCTAGAAACATTTGGCAGTGCATGTTTCTCTGCCAACACACACCTAG GGTGTGTGAATGACAGGGAGAAGCAGCTGCGGCGGCTCCTGAAACCATTTCCAGGCCAAAAAAGGATGTAA
- the ppp1r3da gene encoding protein phosphatase 1, regulatory subunit 3Da, with product MHRGWFIGHERIPLSHDETPSSSSSVSRPCITINVTEMLQADKPSAAKKPIPIRPPSHRVSLTKAPELQRSLSCEPRPKPIIRQRSHSLPSTAEKKKQFRNVGVRFVDALGLDLEDIKLFKSGDDPSVPHHVAFRLLMGAELADGRHLEISLPYLKPVFALQPGDQQGFMHRLHKQKVCLERVLCFELCVIGITQVLNMDFEKAVIARYSFTEWKSSTETKAYWVSTKTWEGDEGKLSCDTFHFHLPVPPFLQPGAVLQFAIQYKVCRTEYWDNNNGENYKLVCHNYKLNVPKECEDSMVHFI from the coding sequence ATGCATAGAGGGTGGTTTATTGGACATGAGAGGATTCCCCTTTCACACGATGAGACTCCCAGCTCATCCAGCAGTGTATCAAGACCCTGCATTACTATCAACGTTACTGAAATGCTTCAAGCTGACAAGCCTAGTGCTGCAAAGAAGCCAATACCAATCCGGCCCCCGAGTCACAGAGTATCTCTGACAAAAGCACCAGAGCTTCAACGCAGTCTCTCCTGTGAACCCAGGCCTAAACCCATCATCAGACAGCGATCACACTCTCTGCCTTCCactgcagagaagaagaagcaatTCAGAAATGTTGGCGTACGGTTTGTTGACGCTCTGGGGCTTGACCTGGAGGACATAAAGCTTTTCAAATCTGGTGATGATCCATCTGTACCACATCATGTTGCCTTTAGATTGTTGATGGGTGCAGAGTTGGCCGATGGAAGGCATCTGGAGATATCTCTGCCATACTTAAAGCCGGTTTTTGCCCTGCAACCTGGTGACCAACAAGGATTCATGCATCGCCTCCATAAGCAAAAAGTGTGCCTGGAGAGAGTCTTGTGTTTTGAACTGTGTGTAATCGGAATCACCCAGGTTCTCAATATGGACTTTGAGAAAGCTGTCATAGCTCGTTATTCATTTACAGAGTGGAAGAGCAGCACAGAAACTAAAGCCTATTGGGTATCCACCAAGACCTGGGAAGGAGATGAGGGTAAACTCAGTTGTGATACTTTTCATTTCCACCTGCCTGTTCCTCCATTCCTTCAGCCGGGAGCAGTGTTACAGTTTGCCATTCAATACAAAGTCTGTAGGACTGAATATTGGGACAACAATAATGGGGAGAATTACAAGTTAGTGTGCCATAACTACAAGCTtaatgtgcccaaagaatgcGAGGATAGCATGGTGCACTTCATTTAG
- the fam217ba gene encoding translation initiation factor IF-2 codes for MGPIMQERTASTTLKRVVSKEKIRVKHTENSAPVTSSKKGNKMKKAVGQMKNGLPGPGQDKDTVTTLQKVTQSKCGRVKSGTTRNTTKLSSPEAEGDVKPVLRKHLSVHRKEEQRENQRMSQCSNELHHNRGGMGKNRRALSLPLSPISGLRHMPAHPLTHSPAPTPEALQRHYNQKDVDTDSASDLSDSERLPVLPSPCTPCTPPHLNLRAEVINTNDFPPDFPGPHGTMGDEDESDKPSYSYPDFLPPPFNSWSLRQLAVFLHTDGRGAPRPKPVGTLEKYLERLLQLEWLQIQTGQAESSRVPGSRPRPQGFPSATTAHPPRPHTAPPSRLNSPKGLRQRSFPFTPVNNPPSPASAQQQHSRFPVCPHCHIRYPLCNGSCSAYAYQRHSRLSPLLERKARPGAPAKRSSSETRATSTEGRSPGGQGGGNGSGGNGGGGNGSGGNGGGGNGGGGAQTPVSPSGGRSHLRHMQAAGNARKQSQEPGTNPNSRGQVRKSRVRANSETDVKKEPGGSKAGGAEKQVCAASKREVTSSKKIEKDWQRTEAVSQASKTAMRRAAKEPQPLSKPSISSKQNGKTKNVHFVAK; via the exons ATGGGGCCCATCATGCAGGAGCGCACAGCATCCACGACACTGAAACGCGTCGTCTCCAAAGAGAAGATTCGAGTAAAACATACTGAAAACAGCGCACCAGTAACCAG TTCAAAGAAAGGTAACAAGATGAAGAAAGCAGTGGGCCAGATGAAAAACGGCCTCCCAGGGCCAGGTCAGGATAAGGACACAGTGACCACATTGCAGAAG GTCACACAGTCAAAATGTGGCAGGGTCAAATCTGGCACTACACGCAATACAACCAAACTCTCCAG CCCTGAAGCAGAAGGAGATGTGAAACCTGTCCTCCGCAAACATTTATCTGTGCACAGAAAAGAGGAGCAACGCGAAAATCAAAGGATGTCACAGTGCAGCAATGAGCTACACCACAATCGTGGGGGGATGGGGAAAAATCGTCGagccctctctctgcctctctccccaATATCAGGGTTACGACACATGCCAGCACACCCCCTAACTCACTCCCCAGCCCCCACCCCTGAGGCGCTACAGCGACACTACAACCAGAAAGATGTAGACACTGACAGTGCGAGTGATCTGTCAGACTCTGAGAGGCTGCCAGTGCTGCCCTCTCCCTGTACCCCCTGCACCCCTCCTCACCTTAACCTCCGGGCTGAGGTCAtcaacacaaatgactttccccCGGACTTCCCAGGACCTCATGGCACTATGGGTGATGAAGATGAGAGTGATAAACCCAGCTACAGTTACCCAGACTTTCTGCCACCTCCCTTTAACAGCTGGAGCCTGAGACAGCTGGCAGTATTTCTTCATACGGATGGCCGTGGTGCCCCTCGGCCTAAGCCTGTAGGGACCTTAGAGAAGTACTTGGagaggctgctgcagctggagtGGCTCCAGATCCAAACAGGACAAGCAGAAAGCAGCCGTGTGCCTGGGAGCCGCCCAAGGCCACAGGGCTTCCCCTCAGCCACCACTGCTCATCCACCTAGGCCTCACACGGCTCCACCATCCCGACTCAACTCCCCTAAAGGGCTGCGGCAGCGATCCTTCCCATTTACACCTGTCAACAACCCCCCCTCACCTGCCTCAGCCCAGCAACAGCACTCCCGCTTTCCGGTTTGCCCTCACTGTCATATCCGCTACCCATTGTGCAATGGAAGCTGCTCAGCCTATGCTTACCAACGCCACTCAAGGCTTAGTCCACTGCTTGAGCGTAAAGCCAGACCTGGAGCACCTGCGAAAAGGAGCAGCAGTGAGACCAGAGCAACCTCAACGGAAGGTAGGAGCCCTGGAGGACAAGGTGGAGGAAATGGTAGTGGAGGAAATGGTGGTGGGGGAAATGGTAGTGGAGGAAATGGTGGTGGAGGAAATGGGGGAGGAGGAGCACAGACCCCAGTTAGCCCCTCAGGTGGAAGGAGTCATCTCCGACACATGCAGGCCGCAGGCAACGCCCGTAAGCAATCCCAGGAACCTGGAACTAACCCGAACAGCAGAGGCCAGGTGAGGAAAAGCCGCGTCAGAGCTAACTCCGAGACAGATGTGAAAAAGGAGCCGGGTGGCAGCAAAGCAGGTGGTGCAGAGAAACAGGTTTGTGCGGCAAGTAAGAGAGAGGTCACATCCTCCAAGAAAATAGAGAAGGACTggcagaggacagaggctgtaAGTCAGGCCTCTAAAACTGCCATGAGAAGAGCTGCTAAAGAGCCGCAGCCTCTCTCCAAACCCTCAATCAGTAGTAAGCAGaatggcaaaacaaaaaatgtgcacTTTGTTGCGAAGTAA
- the ttll9 gene encoding probable tubulin polyglutamylase TTLL9 isoform X1 — MSKYKTSGYKGTYDYGKSEEREGRSCVRYKCGLLNTIQDVLRQRPGWVEVKDEGEWDFNWCDVGWLRENFDHSYMEEHVRINHFRNHYELTRKNLMVKNLKRYRKNLERDVGRIEASKCEFFPCTFALPSEYHLFVEEFKRSPGSTWIMKPVAKSQGKGIFLFRKLKDIMDWKKDGTRSEEQKDAAQVESYVAQRYVENPYLINGRKFDLRVYVLVTSYVPLKAWLYRDGFGRFSSTRFSLSSIDDKYMHLTNVAVQKTAPDYDPEKGCKWQLQQLRRYLTAKHGREMIETLFKEMDNIFVRSLQSVQKVIINDKHCFELYGYDILLDQNLKPWLIEVNASPSHTPSSQEDYEMKCSLLEDTLNVVDMEGRLTGKEKRVGGYDLMWNDGPVYREDVNLETFGSACFSANTHLGCVNDREKQLRRLLKPFPGQKRM; from the exons ATGTCAAAGTATAAG ACATCTGGATACAAAGGGACATATGATTATGGCAAAAGTGAGGAGCG GGAGGGAAGGAGTTGTGTGCGTTACAAGTGTGGCCTACTCAACACCATACAGGATGTCCTGCGCCAAAGACCCGGTTGGGTTGAAGTCAAAGA tGAAGGGGAGTGGGACTTCAACTGGTGTGATGTGGGCTGGCTGAGGGAGAATTTTGATCATTCATACATGGAGGAACATGTGAGGATAAACCACTTTCGCAATCATTATGAG CTGACTCGCAAAAACCTCATGGTGAAAAATCTCAAAAGATACAGGAAGAATCTTGAAAGAGATGTTGGCCGCATAGAGGCATCCAAATGTGAATTCTTCCCTTGCACTTTTGCACTGCCAAGCGAATATCATCTGTTCGTAGAGGAATTCAAAAGAAGCCCCGGCAGTACCTGGATCATGAAGCCG GTGGCAAAATCGCAAGGGAAAGGCATTTTTCTGTTCAGGAAACTGAAAGACATCATGGATTGGAAGAAG GATGGCACCCGCTCAGAGGAACAGAAGGATGCAGCTCAAGTGGAAAGCTACGTGGCACAACGCTATGTAGAGAACCCTTACCTAATAAATG GCCGGAAATTTGATCTGAGGGTCTATGTGCTGGTCACGTCA tacGTTCCTTTGAAAGCCTGGCTGTATCGAGATGGCTTTGGCCGCTTTTCAAGCACCCGCTTCTCCCTCAGCAGTATTGATGACAAGT ATATGCACCTCACCAATGTGGCTGTACAGAAAACAGCACCAGACTATGATCCTGAAAAG GGATGCAAATGGCAGCTGCAACAGCTTCGAAGATACCTCACCGCAAAGCATGGCAGAGAGATGATAGAAACCCTGTTCAAAGAGATGGATAACATCTTTGTCCGCAGTCTTCAAAGTGTCCAGAAAGTCATTATAAATGACAAACACTGCTTTGAGCTCTATGGATACGACATTCTACTGGATCAGAACCTCAAACC GTGGTTAATAGAGGTGAATGCCTCTCCGTCACACACACCCAGTAGTCAAGAGGATTATGAGATGAAGTGCAGTCTGCTGGAAGACACTTTGAATGTTGTTGATATGGAGGGAAG GCTCACTGGCAAGGAGAAAAGGGTGGGAGGCTATGATCTGATGTGGAATGATGGGCCCGTCTATAGAGAAGACGTCAATCTAGAAACATTTGGCAGTGCATGTTTCTCTGCCAACACACACCTAG GGTGTGTGAATGACAGGGAGAAGCAGCTGCGGCGGCTCCTGAAACCATTTCCAGGCCAAAAAAGGATGTAA
- the edn3b gene encoding endothelin-3b isoform X1, with product MARTISILAEIMFSKMLVLILLQGVLMSDTLLTSEVSPGSLPPSSRAFGSGRSAGSPLSEAADAKSRPKRCTCYSYKDKECVYYCHLDIIWINTPERTVPYGMSSYRGPQRVRRAVSGQATEHEGAKTQRCICAVRDADPECQDFCLPSRMQTVPAKSLHKVPGAG from the exons ATGGCAAGGACAATATCCATCCTCGCTGAAATCATGTTTTCCAAAATGCTGGTTTTAATTCTCCTCCAAG GTGTGTTGATGTCCGACACCTTGCTCACATCCGAGGTCAGCCCCGGGTCTCTGCCTCCCTCGAGCAGGGCGTTTGGCTCCGGGAGGTCTGCTGGTTCACCGCTGTCTGAAGCAGCGGACGCAAAGTCCAGACCAAAGCGCTGTACCTGCTATTCTTACAAGGATAAAGAGTGCGTCTATTATTGCCACTTGGATATAATCTGGATCAACACTCCCGA ACGCACTGTGCCCTATGGAATGTCGAGCTACAGAGGACCTCAGCGAGTCAGACGTGCTGTCAGTGGACAAGCAACTGAACATGAGGGGGCAAAGACTCAACGCTGCATTTGTGCTGTGCGTGACGCAGACCCTGAGTGCCAAGATTTCTGCCTTCCAAG CCGGATGCAGACAGTGCCCGCCAAGAGTCTTCACAAAGTCCCTGGTGCCGGATGA